A genome region from Carassius gibelio isolate Cgi1373 ecotype wild population from Czech Republic chromosome A23, carGib1.2-hapl.c, whole genome shotgun sequence includes the following:
- the LOC127944246 gene encoding transcription factor ETV7 isoform X1, whose protein sequence is MSDASSPPPLIKQSCNGNKPQVCSPVMHDPQNEPPSGYETVPDELCKLPGRLRINPSLWNKEDVNLWLRWAQREYSLRRADHNKFEMNGKALCLLTKEDFRLRCPSSGDVLYELLQHVKQQRRCAIFSPLSSSNTQSQQMPVSHGTTGPYVPSNRSVPVCPANPNSWVLTASCNTDQSQERKPLSADPEHSHGMHRELSHHSPEEKNQQTPPEKTRQPLSVNSREEPLNLSNKPTGPANTTQTSEANGKIADCKLLWNYVYQLLSDSRYEAFIRWEDPDAMIFRVVDSNGLARLWGNHKNRANMTYEKMSRALRHYYKLNIIKKETGQRLLFRFLKTPEEIMQGRSERGEPSGSPDSPASPDYREEALEVSPVSTPATMSPGSEHNFSISPTP, encoded by the exons ATGAGTGACGCCTCCTCACCGCCACCTTTGATAAAG CAGAGTTGTAATGGGAACAAACCCCAAGTTTGCTCGCCGGTTATGCACGACCCACAAAATGAACCTCCATCCGGGTATGAGACAGTGCCTGATGAACTCTGCAAGCTACCTGGAAGACTAC GGATCAATCCATCCTTGTGGAATAAGGAGGACGTGAATCTCTGGCTGCGTTGGGCTCAGAGGGAATATTCTCTGCGACGTGCGGACCACAACAAATTTGAGATGAACGGAAAGGCACTTTGTCTTCTCACCAAAGAGGACTTCCGTCTCCGCTGCCCCAGCTCTG GTGACGTTCTGTATGAACTCCTTCAGCATGTGAAGCAGCAGAGGAGATGTGCCATCTTCAGTCCGCTGTCCAGCTCCAACACACAGTCACAACAGATGCCCGTCTCGCACGGGACGACAG GTCCTTACGTTCCCTCTAACAGAAGTGTTCCTGTTTGTCCTGCGAATCCAAATTCCTGGGTGTTAACAGCTAGCTGCAACACAGATCAGAGCCAGGAGAGGAAACCTTTGTCTGCTGACCCTGAGCATTCACATGGCATGCACAGAG AGCTTTCTCATCATTCTCCTGAGGAAAAAAATCAACAGACGCCTCCAGAAAAAACCAGACAGCCTTTAAGTGTTAACTCTAGAGAGGAGCCTCTCAACCTGTCCAACAAACCTACAGGACCTGCAAACACCACACAAACCTCGGAGGCTAATGGGAAGATTGCAG ACTGCAAACTCTTATGGAACTATGTGTACCAGCTGCTGTCGGACAGCAGGTACGAGGCCTTCATTCGCTGGGAGGATCCAGACGCCATGATCTTCAGAGTGGTGGATTCCAACGGACTGGCACGACTCTGGGGCAACCACAAG AACAGGGCCAATATGACCTATGAGAAAATGTCCAGAGCATTACGCCATTACTACAAGCTCAACATTATCAAGAAAGAGACAGGCCAGAGGCTGCTCTTCCG GTTTCTGAAGACCCCTGAAGAAATCATGCAAGGCAGGTCAGAGCGTGGAGAACCGTCAGGGTCTCCCGATAGTCCTGCGTCTCCAGACTACAGAGAAGAAGCTCTGGAAGTATCACCTGTATCGACTCCTGCTACCATGAGCCCCGGCTCTGAACACAACTTCAGCATATCACCAACCCCATAA
- the LOC127944246 gene encoding transcription factor ETV7 isoform X3, translating to MSDASSPPPLIKQSCNGNKPQVCSPVMHDPQNEPPSGYETVPDELCKLPGRLRINPSLWNKEDVNLWLRWAQREYSLRRADHNKFEMNGKALCLLTKEDFRLRCPSSGDVLYELLQHVKQQRRCAIFSPLSSSNTQSQQMPVSHGTTELSHHSPEEKNQQTPPEKTRQPLSVNSREEPLNLSNKPTGPANTTQTSEANGKIADCKLLWNYVYQLLSDSRYEAFIRWEDPDAMIFRVVDSNGLARLWGNHKNRANMTYEKMSRALRHYYKLNIIKKETGQRLLFRFLKTPEEIMQGRSERGEPSGSPDSPASPDYREEALEVSPVSTPATMSPGSEHNFSISPTP from the exons ATGAGTGACGCCTCCTCACCGCCACCTTTGATAAAG CAGAGTTGTAATGGGAACAAACCCCAAGTTTGCTCGCCGGTTATGCACGACCCACAAAATGAACCTCCATCCGGGTATGAGACAGTGCCTGATGAACTCTGCAAGCTACCTGGAAGACTAC GGATCAATCCATCCTTGTGGAATAAGGAGGACGTGAATCTCTGGCTGCGTTGGGCTCAGAGGGAATATTCTCTGCGACGTGCGGACCACAACAAATTTGAGATGAACGGAAAGGCACTTTGTCTTCTCACCAAAGAGGACTTCCGTCTCCGCTGCCCCAGCTCTG GTGACGTTCTGTATGAACTCCTTCAGCATGTGAAGCAGCAGAGGAGATGTGCCATCTTCAGTCCGCTGTCCAGCTCCAACACACAGTCACAACAGATGCCCGTCTCGCACGGGACGACAG AGCTTTCTCATCATTCTCCTGAGGAAAAAAATCAACAGACGCCTCCAGAAAAAACCAGACAGCCTTTAAGTGTTAACTCTAGAGAGGAGCCTCTCAACCTGTCCAACAAACCTACAGGACCTGCAAACACCACACAAACCTCGGAGGCTAATGGGAAGATTGCAG ACTGCAAACTCTTATGGAACTATGTGTACCAGCTGCTGTCGGACAGCAGGTACGAGGCCTTCATTCGCTGGGAGGATCCAGACGCCATGATCTTCAGAGTGGTGGATTCCAACGGACTGGCACGACTCTGGGGCAACCACAAG AACAGGGCCAATATGACCTATGAGAAAATGTCCAGAGCATTACGCCATTACTACAAGCTCAACATTATCAAGAAAGAGACAGGCCAGAGGCTGCTCTTCCG GTTTCTGAAGACCCCTGAAGAAATCATGCAAGGCAGGTCAGAGCGTGGAGAACCGTCAGGGTCTCCCGATAGTCCTGCGTCTCCAGACTACAGAGAAGAAGCTCTGGAAGTATCACCTGTATCGACTCCTGCTACCATGAGCCCCGGCTCTGAACACAACTTCAGCATATCACCAACCCCATAA
- the pnpla1 gene encoding 1-acylglycerol-3-phosphate O-acyltransferase Pnpla3 has translation MVSQRGRRDFCFIFCENSFWFNNTVTTCFYTLHSCSSSKVCSSAEELLPSDTEEIDLVMSSPLCLLSKNDNLSVSFCGSGFLATYQLGAAQSLLDNAAWILHGAPRVYGASAGSLVAAAVVCGSNLGRVRDQLLEFARFIKQHPLGLLSPTVDIFRWLEVTLQRCLPDNAHTLASGRLHISMTRISDGKNVIVSEFHSSDDLIKALLCSCFVPVYSGVIPPQYKGEHYMDGGFTNIQPLEDSSPTLTISPFAGHMDICPSDTSTILCDAIIQQLSFQCSVTNFIRLVDALFPRDWRNLKKAFYSGYQDTVYFLQQSNALPLYPERRKESDASDDSVSSDHWMLTQTDRAEEEESQQDCPEHPEQKTVNGVYSSLSPSLQERAVHKNSPVEVQEVLLCNIVGQLEIVSNSNVSLPQRTLSYLLLLFTLPIWSATTLWDRYHKWIANAMNVAYWLWHGIKLFMIFILRIVLSSMRKALGDIMLSLISFIPAQVHKEQHRRSELAERHMASSNLNGHVSGALPPSPSMAQTLPNLYTLLISLETAESKWRRRKIEVQHTLQQHVTDVKRN, from the exons ATGGTGTCCCAGAGGGGAAGGAGggacttctgttttattttttgtgaaaactctTTTTGGTTTAACAACACCGTGACCACATGTTTTTATACGTTGCACTCATGCTCCTCATCTAAAGTTTGTTCGAGCGCTGAAGAACTCCTACCATCTGACACTGAGGAGATCGATCTAGTCATGTCTTCGCCGTTATGCCTTCTGTCTAAAAATGACAACCTCTCCGTGTCTTTCTGTGGTTCTGGCTTTCTAGCAACATACCAGCTCGGTGCTGCGCAGAGTCTTTTGGATAACGCGGCGTGGATCCTTCACGGAGCTCCGAGAGTCTATGGTGCGTCTGCTGGTTCCCTCGTCGCTGCAGCGGTCGTCTGTGGCTCCAATCTAG GACGTGTGCGGGACCAGCTTCTGGAATTTGCACGATTTATCAAACAGCATCCGCTCGGTCTTCTCAGTCCCACGGTGGATATTTTCCGATGGCTGGAGGTCACACTGCAGCGCTGTCTGCCTGATAACGCACACACTCTGGCCAGCGGCCGTCTGCACATCTCCATGACTCGCATCTCTGATGGAAAAAACGTCATCGTGTCAGAATTTCATTCCAGCGATGACCTTATAAAA GCACTTTTGTGTAGCTGTTTCGTCCCTGTATACTCTGGCGTGATCCCACCACAGTATAAAGGAGAG CACTATATGGATGGAGGTTTCACAAACATCCAGCCCTTAGAGGATTCCTCTCCCACCCTCACCATCTCCCCGTTTGCTGGACACATGGACATCTGTCCATCCGATACCTCCACCATCCTGTGCGATGCCATCATCCAGCAGCTCTCCTTCCAGTGCTCTGTCACCAACTTCATCAGGCTGGTGGACGCCTTGTTCCCTCGAGACTGGAGG AATTTGAAGAAAGCTTTCTACAGTGGATACCAAGATACCGTATACTTCTTGCAGCAGAGCA ATGCGCTGCCACTGTATCCTGAACGGAGAAAGGAGTCTGATGCATCTGATGATTCGGTGAGCTCAGATCACTGGATGCTGACACAGACTGATCGTGCTGAAGAAGAGGAATCCCAGCAGGACTGCCCTGAACACCCTGAACAGAAGACCGTCAATGGAGTTTATTCATCTTTGAGTCCATCCCTTCAGGAGCGGGCAGTACATAAGAACTCACCAGTAGAGGTTCAGGAAG TGCTGTTGTGTAATATCGTGGGGCAGCTGGAGATCGTGAGTAATTCAAACGTCTCTTTACCTCAACGGACTCTCTCATACCTGCTCTTATTGTTCACACTGCCAATCTGGAGTGCCACAACCTTATGGGACAG GTATCATAAATGGATCGCTAATGCTATGAATGTGGCATATTGGCTCTGGCATGGTATTAAACTTTTCATGATCTTCATACTCAGAATTGTACTGTCCTCAATGAGGAAAGCCCTTGGAGACAT AATGCTGAGTCTGATCAGTTTCATACCTGCGCAAGTTCACAAAGAGCAGCACAGACGCAGTGAGCTGGCTGAGAGACACATGGCCTCCTCTAATCTGAACGGTCACGTCTCTGGTGCTTTACCGCCAAGTCCCTCCATGGCACAGACCCTCCCAAACCTCTACACACTCCTGATTTCACTAGAGACAGCAGAGAGCAAGTGGAGAAGACGCAAGATAGAGGTGCAACACACTTTACAGCAACACGTGACTGACgtgaaaagaaattaa
- the LOC127944246 gene encoding transcription factor ETV7 isoform X2, protein MSDASSPPPLIKSCNGNKPQVCSPVMHDPQNEPPSGYETVPDELCKLPGRLRINPSLWNKEDVNLWLRWAQREYSLRRADHNKFEMNGKALCLLTKEDFRLRCPSSGDVLYELLQHVKQQRRCAIFSPLSSSNTQSQQMPVSHGTTGPYVPSNRSVPVCPANPNSWVLTASCNTDQSQERKPLSADPEHSHGMHRELSHHSPEEKNQQTPPEKTRQPLSVNSREEPLNLSNKPTGPANTTQTSEANGKIADCKLLWNYVYQLLSDSRYEAFIRWEDPDAMIFRVVDSNGLARLWGNHKNRANMTYEKMSRALRHYYKLNIIKKETGQRLLFRFLKTPEEIMQGRSERGEPSGSPDSPASPDYREEALEVSPVSTPATMSPGSEHNFSISPTP, encoded by the exons ATGAGTGACGCCTCCTCACCGCCACCTTTGATAAAG AGTTGTAATGGGAACAAACCCCAAGTTTGCTCGCCGGTTATGCACGACCCACAAAATGAACCTCCATCCGGGTATGAGACAGTGCCTGATGAACTCTGCAAGCTACCTGGAAGACTAC GGATCAATCCATCCTTGTGGAATAAGGAGGACGTGAATCTCTGGCTGCGTTGGGCTCAGAGGGAATATTCTCTGCGACGTGCGGACCACAACAAATTTGAGATGAACGGAAAGGCACTTTGTCTTCTCACCAAAGAGGACTTCCGTCTCCGCTGCCCCAGCTCTG GTGACGTTCTGTATGAACTCCTTCAGCATGTGAAGCAGCAGAGGAGATGTGCCATCTTCAGTCCGCTGTCCAGCTCCAACACACAGTCACAACAGATGCCCGTCTCGCACGGGACGACAG GTCCTTACGTTCCCTCTAACAGAAGTGTTCCTGTTTGTCCTGCGAATCCAAATTCCTGGGTGTTAACAGCTAGCTGCAACACAGATCAGAGCCAGGAGAGGAAACCTTTGTCTGCTGACCCTGAGCATTCACATGGCATGCACAGAG AGCTTTCTCATCATTCTCCTGAGGAAAAAAATCAACAGACGCCTCCAGAAAAAACCAGACAGCCTTTAAGTGTTAACTCTAGAGAGGAGCCTCTCAACCTGTCCAACAAACCTACAGGACCTGCAAACACCACACAAACCTCGGAGGCTAATGGGAAGATTGCAG ACTGCAAACTCTTATGGAACTATGTGTACCAGCTGCTGTCGGACAGCAGGTACGAGGCCTTCATTCGCTGGGAGGATCCAGACGCCATGATCTTCAGAGTGGTGGATTCCAACGGACTGGCACGACTCTGGGGCAACCACAAG AACAGGGCCAATATGACCTATGAGAAAATGTCCAGAGCATTACGCCATTACTACAAGCTCAACATTATCAAGAAAGAGACAGGCCAGAGGCTGCTCTTCCG GTTTCTGAAGACCCCTGAAGAAATCATGCAAGGCAGGTCAGAGCGTGGAGAACCGTCAGGGTCTCCCGATAGTCCTGCGTCTCCAGACTACAGAGAAGAAGCTCTGGAAGTATCACCTGTATCGACTCCTGCTACCATGAGCCCCGGCTCTGAACACAACTTCAGCATATCACCAACCCCATAA